CAAAATGCTCACCACCACAAACTTGGAGAAGCTCAACCACGAAGTGAGTCTTGCAGATTACAAAGGGAAGTGGCTGGTTTTATTCTTCTGGCCGATGGATTTTACATTCGTGTGTCCGACTGAGATTACAGCGATTAGCGATCGTGCACAAGAATTTTTCGATCTGGACGCTGAAATTCTCGGAGTATCTGTGGACAGCGTATATGTCCACCGGGCATGGATTGAAACACCCCGCGACAAGAACGGAATTGGTCAGGTCAATTATCCGCTCGCTTCCGATATTACCAAACAAGTGGCACGCGATTATGATGTTTTGATTGAGGAAAAAGGTGTGGCGCTACGCGGTCTGTTTATTATTGATCCGGAGGGCATCCTGCGTTATCAGGTGGTGCATGATCTGAATGTCGGACGCAGTGTGGATGAAACGCTCCGTGTATTGGAAGCGCTGCAATCAGGGGGATTATGCCCGGCCGATTGGAAACCGGGACAAAAAACCTTGTGATTCCACAAATGGAGGAATATCGATATGCCAATGCGATTAGGCAGCCCATTGCCTCCTCTTGATGGCGCAACTGAATGGTTCAATGCACAAGGATTTGATCCCGCTCAGTTGCAGAATCATCCCGTGTT
The sequence above is a segment of the Effusibacillus dendaii genome. Coding sequences within it:
- a CDS encoding peroxiredoxin, which encodes MPLVGQKAPDFKMLTTTNLEKLNHEVSLADYKGKWLVLFFWPMDFTFVCPTEITAISDRAQEFFDLDAEILGVSVDSVYVHRAWIETPRDKNGIGQVNYPLASDITKQVARDYDVLIEEKGVALRGLFIIDPEGILRYQVVHDLNVGRSVDETLRVLEALQSGGLCPADWKPGQKTL